The following proteins are encoded in a genomic region of Arachis ipaensis cultivar K30076 chromosome B02, Araip1.1, whole genome shotgun sequence:
- the LOC107624360 gene encoding pyruvate dehydrogenase E1 component subunit alpha-3, chloroplastic: protein MSLSATKFVHPITAPPSTRSSDKPLFSTFFGSNHTKLRFNKPIVAAQRRSSSAASTSSPVVAVSDVVKEKKLKSASNLLITKEEGLVLYEDMILGRFFEDMCAQMYYRGKMFGFVHLYNGQEAVSTGFIKFLKKEDYVVSTYRDHVHALSKGVPAREVMSELFGKATGCCRGQGGSMHMFSKQHNLLGGFAFIGEGIPVATGAAFSSKYRREVLKEPGADEVTLAFFGDGTCNNGQFYECLNMAALWKLPIVFVVENNLWAIGMSHLRATSDPQIWKKGPAFGMPGIHVDGMDVLKVREVAKEAIERARRGEGPTLVECETYRFRGHSLADPDELRDPAEKAHYAGRDPITALKKYLFDNKLASEQELKAIDKKIEELLDEAVEFADESPLPPRSQLLENVFADPKGFGIGPDGKYRCEDPKFTQGTAHV, encoded by the exons ATGTCTTTGTCTGCAACCAAGTTCGTGCACCCCATCACAGCTCCTCCCTCTACCAGATCCAGTGACAAGCCTCTCTTTTCCACTTTCTTTGGATCCAATCATACCAAGCTTCGCTTCAATAAACCTATTGTAGCTGCTCAACGCCGTTCTTCATCGGCAGCATCTACGTCTTCGCCTGTTGTTGCTGTCTCCGATGTTGTCAAGGAGAAGAAGCTCAAATCAGCCTCCAATCTG CTAATTACTAAAGAGGAAGGCTTGGTGCTCTATGAAGACATGATATTAGGTAGGTTCTTTGAAGATATGTGTGCCCAGATGTATTATAGGGGCAAGATGTTTGGTTTTGTTCACTTGTACAATGGCCAAGAAGCTGTGTCAACTGGATTCATCAAGTTTCTTAAGAAGGAAGATTATGTGGTGAGTACGTACAGGGACCATGTTCATGCCCTTAGTAAGGGGGTCCCGGCTCGTGAAGTGATGAGTGAACTCTTTGGGAAGGCAACGGGTTGCTGCCGAGGTCAGGGCGGTTCGATGCATATGTTCTCAAAACAGCACAATTTGCTCGGTGGGTTTGCGTTCATTGGTGAAGGAATTCCAGTGGCCACTGGGGCAGCCTTCTCCAGTAAGTACAGAAGGGAGGTGTTGAAAGAACCAGGTGCTGATGAGGTGACATTGGCATTTTTCGGAGATGGGACTTGTAACAATGGACAGTTCTATGAATGCCTTAACATGGCAGCTTTATGGAAATTGCCAATTGTGTTTGTGGTGGAAAACAATTTGTGGGCTATTGGTATGTCACACCTCAGGGCAACTTCTGATCCGCAGATATGGAAGAAGGGACCGGCGTTTGGAATGCCCGGGATCCATGTCGATGGGATGGATGTCTTGAAGGTCAGAGAGGTCGCAAAGGAGGCAATTGAAAGAGCTAGAAGAGGAGAGGGACCTACTTTAGTGGAATGTGAGACTTATAGATTTAGAGGACATTCGTTGGCTGATCCTGATGAGCTTCGTGACCCTG CTGAGAAGGCACACTATGCAGGCAGGGATCCCATCACAGCACTGAAGAAATATCTTTTTGACAACAAGTTAGCCTCTGAACAAGAATTGAAGGCCATAGACAAGAAAATCGAGGAGCTACTTGACGAAGCGGTCGAGTTTGCCGATGAGAGCCCTCTCCCTCCCCGCAGCCAGCTTCTGGAGAACGTATTTGCCGATCCAAAAGGTTTTGGAATTGGACCGGATGGAAAGTATAGATGCGAGGATCCAAAATTCACCCAAGGCACTGCTCATGTCTAA
- the LOC107624379 gene encoding uncharacterized protein LOC107624379, whose product MAKSNDVTMATSKEDVGLLNPNLDKMLSIPLKKSDPVELYQPLRKLVATKFSESDAEKVESVLETLNKCRSDMVERGDLSLPMQRDCLIHYFKCLCMVEPLFTADSDDSDGIMFFWYDAFDPDYICVDGVSSHKSIQLEKAAVLYNLGAIYSQIGASCDRTTALGRHLAMDAFNAAAKFFSELWKGFAKDISATFDLTLLFTETLHQLFSAQASELKLQQQLDDDKSNNDASSAFQKHRCAHLFKSVSKHYGRAYDLILSDPAATKHVCLFDETWIPHLHQKQKFFREEARQRKSFILPKAKRPKTSSLVQSCHLDHDAESITEKLVRGICSNSDLWTPKQQLIYLDLLLSENSPFKIMDGGKLLANPWDMPPPYPTNFAVLSSSSSSSSRLMAFPLKKCEPLNLYESLRNYFVLKYSESEANRVEGLFKMVDELCSGMQRDDLSLSGRRDCLILYLKCLCMIEPLFPMTNSPNPPIFVWYNAFNPQEDSSQHNIHFEKASVLFNLAALSKQVALSCDLTTIQGHLLAKDAFNDASHWFLKQSHEAEKASATIELSVNCAKVLRQIIYWNFPHSCSVRSSSSPAPLLYQKAYDMSTLEPLAENLVHSSIPQYLKMKTCPVVTDPGDITQQFLSGYGKAKSLLVGECQPPCLDLLSEISPVNIKDGNLVANATLEAVRLALKEMNLQESKPPQ is encoded by the exons ATGGCCAAAAGCAACGACGTCACCATGGCCACGAGCAAGGAGGATGTGGGATTGCTGAACCCGAACCTGGACAAGATGCTATCAATCCCACTGAAAAAGAGTGATCCGGTGGAGCTGTACCAGCCGTTACGCAAGTTGGTAGCTACAAAATTCTCAGAGAGCGATGCAGAGAAAGTTGAAAGCGTTCTGGAAACCCTAAACAAATGTCGCAGTGACATGGTGGAGCGAGGGGACCTCTCCCTTCCCATGCAACGTGATTGCCTCATCCACTACTTCAAATGCCTCTGCATGGTTGAGCCACTCTTCACCGCTGACTCCGACGACTCCGACGGCATCATGTTTTTCTGGTACGACGCCTTCGACCCTGACTATATATGTGTGGATGGAGTCTCCTCCCATAAGAGTATCCAATTGGAGAAGGCTGCTGTTCTCTACAACCTTGGCGCCATATACAGCCAGATTGGAGCCTCTTGCGACCGCACCACCGCCCTTGGCCGTCACCTTGCAATGGATGCCTTCAATGCCGCCGCCAAATTCTTCTCGGAACTCTGGAAGGGTTTCGCCAAGGACATCTCCGCCACCTTCGACTTGACTCTCCTCTTCACCGAGACGCTGCACCAGCTCTTCTCCGCTCAGGCTTCCGAGCTCAAATTACAGCAACAACTCGACGACGACAAAAGCAACAACGACGCCAGTTCCGCTTTCCAAAAACATCGATGTGCCCATTTGTTTAAATCG GTTTCTAAGCATTATGGGAGAGCATATGATCTGATACTAAGTGATCCGGCTGCAACCAAACATGTCTGCTTATTTGACGAAACTTGGATACCTCATCTTCATCAGAAGCAGAAATTCTTTCGGGAAGAGGCTCGTCAGAGGAAATCATTCATCCTACCGAAAGCCAAGCGACCCAAAACATCCTCATTGGTCCAATCTTGTCATCTTGATCATGATGCAGAATCCATCACGGAAAAATTAGTTAGAGGGATTTGCAGCAACTCGGACCTGTGGACACCCAAGCAGCAACTAATATACCTTGACCTCCTCCTCTCCGAGAACAGCCCTTTCAAGATTATGGATGGTGGAAAGCTGCTGGCTAACCCATGGGACATGCCTCCTCCTTATCCAACAAATTTTGCAGTCCTCTcttcttcgtcttcgtcttcGTCACGTCTTATGGCATTCCCTTTGAAGAAATGTGAGCCCTTGAACCTCTACGAGTCCCTGCGCAATTACTTTGTCCTCAAATACTCTGAGAGCGAGGCAAACAGAGTAGAAGGCCTTTTCAAAATGGTAGACGAATTGTGCAGTGGAATGCAGCGTGATGACCTCTCTCTATCTGGTCGCCGCGACTGCCTCATCCTCTATTTGAAATGCCTTTGCATGATTGAGCCTTTGTTTCCCATGACTAACTCACCCAATCCACCTATCTTTGTTTGGTACAATGCATTCAACCCACAAGAAGACTCTTCTCAGCACAACATCCATTTTGAGAAGGCCTCTGTTCTCTTCAACCTGGCAGCCCTCTCCAAACAAGTTGCTCTCTCCTGCGATCTCACCACCATCCAAGGCCATCTCCTTGCCAAGGACGCCTTCAATGATGCTTCGCATTGGTTTTTGAAACAGTCACATGAGGCTGAGAAGGCATCTGCCACCATTGAATTGTCAGTAAACTGTGCCAAGGTGCTGCGTCAGATAATATACTGGAATTTTCCTCATTCCTGTTCTGTTCGATCATCATCATCTCCG GCTCCTTTGCTTTATCAGAAAGCTTATGATATGTCGACACTTGAGCCTTTAGCTGAGAATCTTGTTCATTCCTCGATACCTCAATATCTGAAGATGAAAACCTGCCCTGTTGTAACTGATCCTGGTGATATCACTCAACAATTTCTTTCAGGGTATGGTAAGGCTAAATCCCTGCTTGTAGGGGAATGTCAACCACCATGCTTGGACCTTCTCTCGGAGATCAGCCCGGTCAACATTAAGGATGGGAATCTTGTGGCCAATGCAACCTTAGAGGCAGTAAGGTTGGCATTGAAGGAGATGAACTTGCAGGAGTCCAAACCACCACAATAA
- the LOC107624370 gene encoding uncharacterized protein LOC107624370, translating to MAKSNDITMATSKEDVGLLNPNPNPDKMLSIPLKKSDPVELYQPLRKLVATKYSESDAEKVESVLETLNKCRSDMVERGDLSLPMQRDCLIHYFKCLCMVEPLFTADSDDSDGIMFFWYDAFDPDYICVDGVSSHKTIQLEKAAVLYNLGAIYSQIGASCDRTTALGRHLAMDAFNAAAKFFSELWKVFAKDISATFDLTLVFTETLHQLFSAQASELKLQQQLDDDKSNNYASAALQKHRCAHLFKSVSKHYWRAYDLILSDSAATKHVCLFDETWIPHLHQKQKFFRKEARQRKSFILPEPKRPKTSSSVQSCPLDHDAESITEILVRGICMHSDLWTPKQQLIYLDLLLSEYSPFKIMDGGKLLANPWDMPPPYPTNFSVLSSSSSSSSRLMAFPLKKCEPLDLYESLRNYFVLKYSESEANRVEGFLKTVDKLRSEMQRDDLSLPVRRNCLIQYLKCICMIEPLFPMTTSPNPPIFVWYNAFNSQQDSSQHNIHFEKASVLFNLGALSTQVALSCDLTTIQGHLLAKDALNDASHWFLKLSHEAEKASATIELSVNCAKMLREIISAQIADLDWNFPHSCSVRSSSSPAPLLYRKAYDLSTLEPLAENLVHSSIPQYLKMKTCPVVTDPGDITQQFLSGYGKAKSLLVEECQPPCLGLLSEISPVNIKDGNLVANATLEAVRLALKEMNLQESKPPQ from the exons ATGGCCAAAAGCAACGACATCACCATGGCCACGAGCAAGGAGGATGTGGGATTGCTGAACCCGAACCCGAACCCGGACAAGATGCTATCAATCCCACTGAAGAAGAGTGATCCGGTGGAGCTGTACCAGCCGTTACGCAAGTTGGTAGCAACAAAATACTCAGAGAGCGATGCAGAGAAAGTTGAAAGCGTTCTGGAAACCCTAAACAAATGTCGCAGTGACATGGTGGAGCGAGGGGACCTCTCCCTTCCCATGCAACGTGATTGCCTCATCCACTACTTCAAATGCCTCTGCATGGTTGAGCCACTCTTCACCGCTGACTCCGACGACTCCGACGGCATCATGTTTTTCTGGTACGACGCCTTCGACCCTGACTATATATGTGTGGATGGAGTCTCCTCCCATAAGACTATCCAATTGGAGAAGGCTGCTGTTCTCTACAACCTTGGCGCCATATACAGCCAGATTGGAGCCTCTTGCGACCGCACCACCGCCCTTGGCCGTCACCTTGCAATGGATGCCTTCAATGCCGCCGCCAAATTCTTCTCGGAACTCTGGAAGGTTTTCGCCAAGGACATCTCCGCCACCTTCGACTTGACTCTCGTCTTCACCGAGACGCTGCACCAGCTGTTCTCCGCTCAGGCTTCGGAGCTCAAATTACAGCAACAACTCGACGACGACAAAAGCAACAACTACGCCAGTGCCGCTTTACAAAAACATCGATGTGCCCATTTGTTTAAATCG GTTTCTAAGCATTATTGGAGAGCATATGATCTGATACTAAGTGATTCGGCTGCAACCAAACATGTCTGCTTATTTGACGAAACTTGGATACCTCATCTTCATCAGAAGCAGAAATTCTTTCGGAAAGAGGCTCGTCAGAGGAAATCATTCATCCTACCCGAACCCAAGCGACCTAAAACATCCTCATCGGTCCAATCTTGTCCTCTTGATCATGATGCAGAATCCATCACGGAAATATTAGTTAGAGGGATTTGCATGCACTCGGACCTGTGGACACCCAAGCAACAACTAATATACCTTGACCTCCTCCTCTCCGAGTACAGCCCTTTCAAGATTATGGATGGTGGAAAGCTGCTGGCTAACCCATGGGACATGCCTCCTCCTTATCCAACAAATTTTTCagtcctctcttcttcctcttcgtctTCGTCACGTCTTATGGCATTCCCTTTGAAGAAATGTGAGCCCTTGGACCTCTACGAGTCCCTGCGCAATTACTTTGTCCTCAAATACTCCGAGAGCGAGGCAAACAGAGTAGAAGGCTTTTTGAAAACGGTAGACAAGTTGCGCAGTGAAATGCAGCGTGATGACCTGTCTCTACCCGTTCGCCGCAACTGCCTCATCCAATATTTGAAATGCATTTGCATGATTGAGCCTTTGTTCCCCATGACTACCTCACCCAATCCACCTATCTTTGTTTGGTACAATGCATTCAACTCACAACAGGACTCTTCTCAGCACAACATCCATTTCGAGAAGGCCTCTGTTCTCTTCAACCTGGGAGCCCTCTCCACCCAAGTTGCTCTCTCCTGCGATCTCACCACCATCCAAGGCCATCTCCTTGCCAAGGACGCCTTAAATGATGCTTCGCATTGGTTCTTGAAACTGTCGCATGAGGCTGAGAAGGCATCTGCCACCATTGAATTGTCAGTAAACTGTGCCAAGATGCTGCGTGAGATAATATCCGCTCAGATTGCCGACTTGGACTGGAATTTTCCTCATTCCTGTTCTGTTCGATCATCATCATCTCCG GCTCCTCTGCTTTATCGGAAAGCTTATGATCTGTCGACACTTGAGCCTTTAGCTGAGAATCTTGTTCATTCCTCGATACCTCAATATCTGAAGATGAAAACCTGCCCTGTTGTAACTGATCCTGGTGATATCACTCAACAATTTCTTTCAGGGTATGGTAAGGCTAAATCCCTGCTTGTAGAGGAATGTCAACCACCATGCTTGGGCCTTCTCTCGGAGATCAGCCCGGTCAACATTAAGGATGGGAATCTTGTGGCCAATGCAACCTTAGAGGCAGTAAGGTTGGCATTGAAGGAGATGAACTTGCAGGAGTCCAAACCACCACAATAA